In Metopolophium dirhodum isolate CAU chromosome 5, ASM1992520v1, whole genome shotgun sequence, the sequence GCAAATTTCTCTGTTGAAGtaacattgtatttttacatacatGGGAAGTGAGCACCACATGTActcatttcttttttaattagcGCTACGAGCCCTTCATTTTTTCCAACCATTGATGGGGCTCCATCTGTTATAACTCCAGAaaggttatttaatttgatgtcAAAACGGTTAAGTGTCGATATTAACGCATTAAAAATATCACAACTTTTTGTTGTGCCTTTCATTGGAAAAAGCGCGGCTAATTCTTCAGTGATATTAAAATAGCATAGaggatgtaaataaaaatattaaagatttaaaaGTCTCATTGGCTCATGCGTACGCCAGAATAATTATACTCGAGGACAGATTCGCAGAGAATTGGAAACAGTCAGAACCCTAACCTGTTACCAGTAAGACgcgttatacatatataatatatatatatatagttgtatttaacTCTCGACGAAGTGGATTATGGCGTCGGCTATCATAGATATTCAATTCATACTAGGtccaaactttaaatatttaataaaagaaatgTCAATTCTCGATGTAAACAACCGCGGTAGccaacattatattttcaaacacaatCAAACACCGTGTGCCTACGGCTAAAAGTAAAGCGGTGAATATGTGGTTGTACCGTAACTATCATCAGCTTTCATTGTGTTGCGGTGACGTGGAATATTCGCAAATCGagagaattttaaaatcactaCATTTCAAGTGTGTCTACGTCAAGGGTGCGGAAAAACGTAAGATTATACAAGATTTCATTCCAGAAGTCGATGTCATCGATTTGGGCGTGGATCACGACTGCCCTCGATTAAATCAGCTGGATCGACTTTATATGTCATCTACTGACGACAattacgatgataataataataataattcgattaattataatattagctattCTCACAATCGTGTTGAAAACTATGACCTAGGATCTCCGTGTTGTATATATCACATGGACTTAGATCGCACACAATGTACATATCATAGAGTTTATGCATTGCGCAGATGGCTTATAAATATttcgtagaataatatttgttttttgatttttatataatattatattgcttaatttttctaaataatattatattttaatgaataatcacatagatattatattatacagtcgtagagttttttatttgaacaaGAATGtctgcatatacatatacataatatagtgccATCATTGTGTggtaatatacataaacaatgCATATTGCACTGTTCGACCATCATTCAtgagtcatataatattatcaatatatatatatatgtggcgAGTCGGCATGTATGACATTTGATCCCACATGCAAAAGACAAGGAatcgtgaaaaaaaaagtatgcaaTCACCGCAATTTTTGTTGAAttgctaataatatttatcgggCAATGGGGTGTCATTGTTCCGCCCGCCCGTCAAAGTATGCCGATGCAGGGTCATTTTCACACGCACAAGGATCGTTGTGGTCGAATATAGCGTGATCAAGGGGGGTGGTGGGGTGTTAGTGTCTCTGCTGtcattaagttaattaaattgcagtgaattataatttagtcGTCTTCATCACCCCAATACGCATACAACGTCATCTCCTGCACtgacttatttttattatatcatcacCACCGCAACACCGCGTTATATAAAGTGAGTTACATATTCAATTTatcctacaataataatagtacttattaatagtttattaatattattatttttattattattattattatatgtcctTAAATCGTATATGGTTCCCagacataattttatgtatacactcatttttaatattataatatttactgtatagATTCGAATTtgtaatcatcatcatcatcatcatcatcatcgtcgtcattGTCATATTGTCATAGTCATCGTCATCGTTCACATTACCAATCACCACTCATAGAATAATAAAAgtgagttttatttatatatttatttattgtaggaATTAGTATTTAGGGATAATCACCAACGGGACTCgttgtattcaaataaatattttaccaaacATAAAATTTCGGTAAATGGTGATTAACTATATTTAAGtttgactgttttttttttctatatcatattttatcacacgttaaacaattatattattttaatacttaatttggTCGAATATTCTGTATGATGTCTTACAAGtgtgaaatgttttattttttttctttaagctAATTttctatgaataattattttatgctagatactaatatttaaacacGGTGAAACTTTATTAACGCTTACATGTACCATGGTTAGGAAAAAACACGttttataaagatattaattaaaatagtatttaggGTTAATATTATCAACGGGACGGCTTGCTGTGTtcgaacaaatattttatcaaacataaaattttactaaatgaggattaactatattattcaagtttggctgttaatttttttacacttatatatatatatatataatattttattacacgttaaataataattatattattttatacttaatttggTTGGATATTCTATATATGCAGTGTATTACAAGTGTgacaatgttttataatattttctttatccACAGATTTAAATGACATCATTCTTAGAAAACATCAAAAGGCAAGCGGTGAATACGAATAAATCGATTGGAGAATTGGTGATCAACGTcccgtataaaataaattctatgGAAGAGGTGTCGACTAAATTCGGGTTGGCGATCGCGTGCAGAATGGAAGACGCTGAGACGGGGGGGACGGTAAACATATTTCTCCCAAACTACATAAAGATATCTGACGAGCAGGCTAAGCAATATAATAATGGCGAGGTGCATCCCGTCTCGCTAATTTATAGGAGTAAAAAccacaataaattcaaaattgatttCGAATGAGGATATtttgatttgaataaaaaatacacctatacataataagttttaatttattttattttaaggttaTATCTACAAtggtaattcaaaatattatacaggtatattttataaaaatcttggaaaaattgttttgtttatatattatatatatatatattatatatatatagtcgcagcactatataataataataataataataataattaaaatctgcTATTAagatttgaaagaaaaaaaaaaagagagacTTCagtgttgtaaataataataatattttatttacacaaaattaaaagGTACTACATTTCAGCGTTAAATTtggataacaatttttttttctagttttgaATGTTTTCTCGATCCGACCCGGAGTCACTGATATTACCAGATTGTTCGTTATCTGAaaatatgagtaattttatagtaattctATTGCGATTTTATTTATACGTTAAGACTTACGTAGTGCATCTCCACCGCTTGCGAAATTGACGGATATCAGGAACATATCGAAAACAGGTGGGATATACCAATCCGGCGTCGAGCATGGAAATCGTTGTCCGTCCGGCTCCCAAGATTTCCACGGAAATCGCTGGCCGGGATTAAATCCTAACGATTCTTGCAGGACCTCGGGTTCGACTATACGTAGCGTATAGTCAGCCGGATTGTAAGTCTCTCGAAATAATTGcggtgaataaaaataaaattaattttaatttaagtagagtggtacaaaataataaaacttaccATGCATCGAGTCTTGGGGACACGGTTGAAAAACGAACACTCCTCTGacgacatattaatatatcgtattattacaCGTTCGTAAATGCTTAACTCCAACGACTGACTGATGAAGTGCTAGCCATCAGAAAGCCGCCGTATGTAGACATATAAATCCTCGCTACACCCCATTCACTTCTTATCGCAGTGCGAATGAGcggggtttttttaaaaataataataataataataataataatgttgccAAGACctcggtataatatattggataaGTATATATGAAGATAAGGGTAAGtataagataagataagataatgatgataagataaaaataagataaaatatgataaggTTGGATGATAAATACGATTATTCTTTATCCACTACACaaggtaataatatgacgttctacattataataataataaaaaaatataccaaatactattttattttaagcctACTTAATTACCTTTATGTATCACCGTAAATGATTGCATTACTGTATGTGATATGGTATTTACCcctaaagataaaaataatgaatccACTTTACGtgtgtgttttatatatatatatttgaattgaGATTTTTTCCCGCCACAAATACCGCTTACATTTTAACAgattatacaataacaataataatggtgatagtaataataacaataataataacaattacgataatgataacaataataataataataataataataattgtaataatgataacaatatattttttttatgtttattcaaTCAATTCGATAATGTCCATGTGCGAGGGTATCAATAAGATTAGGGAGAATATGTCGTTTGTCATCGAATCTGTTTAGGACTAATTTACTAGTTCTAATCGTGCTGAGTTGGTGCTTATACGATCGGATAGATATATTTTCTCTATACGCCGTATAAGGCATGTAGGATTGTTGTTGTGTTGGtagcggtggtggtggtggtggtggcggcgggtGTTGTTGACGGAATTGCTGCAATCGCGGCGTATCGATGTATACGTTTAATGACTATTCGCGCGCAATCTCTCGCTATCAGCCTCCCTCTAGACGCATCGAACTCCTTATCACAATAATCATCTGCATCCGAACCATCGTGATCGtgatcgtcgtcgtcggcgaACAAACAGCGCATAAGATCATCGAACGTCAGGTGATTTCTAATCACATATTTACGGCACCCTCGATATCGTACGCGTATGATTTAGCGCGTAATCCAATAAACCGATGTATATTTCGGCCAGAAATCTCGTCCTTGAAGTAACCGGGTAATTTCATACGTGCCAAAGTGTAGCACCTGTGATCAGGTGGTAGATTAGATGTGTCCATACGATTCAGCAAGTTCGGATTTTTCACCACATCGTCGTAAAAATCGCGTGTTTTCACGTGATATATCAGAGAATCTGTCAACAAGTAAAATAGTGATAACGTTAATAACACATTAAATCCGATATTGGATCACAGCGTGATATACATACCAGTACGGTGTACAACAGGCTGATATTGTCGCCGTAATGACGTTTCATCACGTTATAATGATATTCGAACATTAACTCCTTGCTCCGCTCGAGTATGACAAACCCGATGTAAATAGGATTGCAGAAATTGATCTCTTTATTGTGCATAGTCACTGCCACAAGATTTTCACTATAATTGGTGCATTGTTTAAACGTCGGGCGGTTAATCAATTTTCGCATCCTGGCGCAATTTTCGCATGATACAAGTTCTACGTTAATACGTTTCCTCATTGATTCCATTGTCTTACCTGTAAGGTAATAAGGTAGTAAGGTAGATTattatgacataaaaataaattttgcaaatatttttgcgaatatttttttttgcaaaaaaattataaataaattaccgaATACACTGTTGTTTATGTCTTTGAAAAATTGCTCCTCAAATTTATTAGCCGTGCACGCATCCCCGTGTTCAATGCGATATACGGTGCAAGCCATCGAGATTGTCGAAATTGCAGCACTCGGTGCAcctgaaatgtataaaataagtaattaaataatattcaatataatagatatagatatttttattcgcAGTTACAATAatcatgacaataataataataataaagattacCTTTTCGACGATCAACCCGTTTGCAATGGCCTGTTTCAAATTCATATAATGTATGACGTAGTTTTCCTTACGTTCGAATGTGACCATTAATTTCCGCACTTTAGACCCACGTGGAATGCTGGCGTGTGGTAGGAACGGCATGTCGTTGTGCTCGTCGTGCAGACTTTGCGGATACGATATGTCTACTTCGTACACTCTCCTCACGTCATCTGCCTCCTCCATATACTCGAGTTGAGCTAATGCCACGTCCGGATTTCCAGCGTACCACGAAAACCCCCCGTAAGGAATGTTTTGAGATATACTCCACCCGTATAAATTATTAGCTATGTGGaaacaacgatattatattattataagcatataCATAACGATCGTCGCAATGGCTAAAGTTAAACTTTTTTCCCCacaatttatcattaattagaTGTCTGTTTTTCATGCGAcagtttatatgtattattattgttattattattattattatcttaaaatattaccatCTTGATAGACGAGCCATGTGTCCGGTTCGTCAGCTTTATACCCAAGCGTCTTCGGGTTGTTCACCTTGGCGTAACGCTTGCTGGCTTGCGTCAACCCGCCACGGGTACCTCGTTCAAAAAACAATATAGATTCATAATCGGAAAGCAGTTGTAGCCTGATGGAGGTGAACTTGAGCATAGCATCGAAGCTGTATCCGGGGGCCGTGAAATAATACGACGGGTCCACCTGGTACGTTGACATGCATATATCGCGAAAATTCTCGAATATGTCGGCACTGAGTAACACATCGATTTTCAGGTATAGATCACTGTAATCGCCGAGAGTGTGTCAGTCGAAATGATTCCATACAAGCTTTGCGTGCACGTAATCACTTTCG encodes:
- the LOC132945320 gene encoding uncharacterized protein LOC132945320; this translates as MACTVYRIEHGDACTANKFEEQFFKDINNSVFGKTMESMRKRINVELVSCENCARMRKLINRPTFKQCTNYSENLVAVTMHNKEINFCNPIYIGFVILERSKELMFEYHYNVMKRHYGDNISLLYTVLIL